The Candidatus Aminicenantes bacterium genome includes the window CCAAGCCGGTAATCGTCAATCCCCGCAATTTCCGGGACCCGCGGCGTTGCCACATGCTGGTGGCCGCGTCCGGACCCGGGTCCAACATCCTGGCGGCCCTGGCCACGGCCGGGGTGTTCCAGGTGCTGCAACAGTTTGGACTGGTCAGCCTGTACCAGGGAGGGACAAACATTCAGCCCCTGTCGATGCTGCTGATCTACCTGGTGCTGATCAACCTCTATCTGGCGGTGTTCAACCTGATCCCCATTCCGCCCCTGGACGGCAGCGCCATCCTCAAGGGGGTGCTGAAGGGCGAGGCCCGGAACGCCTACCTCAGCATGGAAAAATACGGCTTCATCATCCTGCTCGCATTGATCTTTTTCGGCGGACTGGAAATCATCGCCCGCCCCATCTTCCGGCTGGTCATCTGGTTGCTGAGTTAAACCATGTGCAACGAAACAAAACCTGTAAAAAAAAGAATTGTCATGAGTGGCATGCGCCCCACCGGCCCCCTTCACCTGGGGCATTGGGAAGGGGCGTTGCGGAGTTGGCTGAAACTGCAGGCGGAATGCGAATGCTACTTTTCCATCGCGGACTGGCACGCGTTGACCACCGAGTACGCGGACCCGGCCGCCATCAGCGGCAACGTAAAGGAAGTGCTGCTGGACTGGCTGGCCGTGGGCATCGACCCGGAACGCAGTGCGGTGTTTCGCCAGTCGGCGATAAAGGAGATCCCGGAGCTGTTTCTGCTCTTTGGCATGATCGCGCCGCTGGGGCGCCTGGAACGGGTTCCCACATTCAAGGAACAGAAAGCCCAACTCAGTGACCGCGACCTCAATACCTTCGGTTTCCTGGGCTATCCCCTGTTGCAGACGATCGACATCATCGTGGTGGGTGGAAACACCGTCCCCGTCGGAGCAGACCAGGTTTTTCACATTGAATTGGCGCGGGAGATGGTGCGGCGTTTCAACCAGTTTTACGGCGATGTGTTTGAGGAACCCATGGAGTTGCTCACGCCCCAATCGCGCTTGCCCGGATTGGATGGCCGCAAGATGAGCAAGAGTTACGGCAACGTGATCAACCTCAGCGACAGCGCCGAAACCGTGAAAAAAAAGATCCTGCCCATGAAAACGGATATTCGCCGCCAGCGCCGCACCGATCCCGGTGTTCCCCGGGACTGCCCGGTATTTGCTTTCCACCAGTCCTTCAGTTCGGACGCGGAAATTGCGCAAGTGGACGAGGGCTGCCGTTCCGCCGCTATCGGCTGCATTGACTGCAAGCGCATCCTGATCGCCAACCTCAACCGTTTTTTGGACCCGGTGCGCGAAAGGCGGGCCCGGTTCGAAAAAGTCAACTTGGACGACCTGCTGGCTCCAGGCAACATGCGGGCCCGGGAACGGGCCGCCCGCACCCTGGACGTGGTGCGGAAACAGGTAAAGATCTAGTGCAGGCGGATGGTTACCGGGTTAGGACCGAGTCCTTTGAGGGCCCGCTTGACCTGTTGTTACACCTGATCCGTAAAAAAAGGATGAACATCATGGATGTGCGGATTTCCGAGATTACCTCGGAATACCTGCATTACCTGGAAGATCGGCGCGGCATCAACCCTTCACGTGAAGGCGACTTCCTCATGACCGCGTCCACCCTGATTTACATTAAGTCGCGTTCCCTGCTGCCCAAGCCCGATTCCGTGGTGGAAGATTCCGAAGAGAGTCGCCTGCTTCACTCCCTGGTCGAATACGACAAGGTCCAGAAAATCGCCCGGCTGTTGCAGGAAAAGGAAGGCGGGCAACTGGTGCTGTGGCGCCGCCAGGAAGTACCGGGAAATTTCGAAATCCGCGAGTACGAACTCGAAGAGGTCTCCTCTTTTCAATTGGCTGAGCTGTTCCTGAATCTCGTCAAACGCAGTGAACGGGAGCGGGTTTTTTACATTGCCGGCAAGAACTACTCTGTTGAAGAGAAACGGGTGGAAATACTGGGCATGCTGGACCGCGACGGATTTATCGATTTCGTGGCCTATGTGGCCGGGCTGGACTCCATTGAAGAGGTTCTGGTGAGTTTCTTTACGCTGCTGGAACTGGTCAAGTTGCGTCTGGTTGTGGCGGTGCAGAAGCGCCTGTTCGATTCCATTTCGGTTTGGAAACAAACCGCCGGGGATGAATCCGGAGATCATGGACACTGATTGCGCATTCAACTCAGTCGAGGATCGCCTGGCTTTCCTGGAGGCCGTGCTCTTTGTTTCCCGGGAACCCATCTCGCCGGACCGCCTGGCGGATTATTTCGCCTGCCGGGACGCGGCCGAATTTGCGGCACTGATTGAAGCCTTTGAAGCGCGATTGGCCCGGGCCCATCGGGGCCTGCAGTTGCATCGCAGCGGCGGAGGTTTGCAACTGGTTACGCGGAAAGATTGGCACGAGAAATTGAAAGCGTTTTTTGCCGTACGGGCCCATTCACGGCTCACGATCGCGTCTCTGGAAACCATGTCGATCGTGGCTTATCGTCAACCCGTGACGCTTGCGGAGATTTGCGAGATGCGCGGGGTAAATTCGATCGGACCGGTCAAAAACCTTTTGCAGAAAAAGATGATCCGCATCAGCGGACGCAAGAAAGTTCCCGGCCGCCCCGCCCTTTATTCCACCACCCGGGAGTTTCTCAAGTACTTCGGCCTCAACGATCTTTCTGAACTGCCCTCGCTTGAAGAGTTGACGGAAATGTTTGAAGAGAAAGAACAACCTTCGCTCTTTTCTGTATGAGCCGGCACAGTCAAAGTCTAAAGTCGAAAGAAAAAGCAAGGTTCTCTGTTTCCTGCCAACTAATTCCACTTCTTTTCCGCCCTCAACTCTCTCAACTCTCTCAACCTGGTTTTTTTTGTTTGGGTCATTTGAATTTGTTTAGAATTTCGGATTTCGTGCTTCGGATTTAAAAAAGATGACAGGTATCAGGAGACAGGTGGCAGGGGCGGTTCGCGAAACGCCCTGTAGAACGTAGAAGGTCGGGGATCTCGGGAGAACTTGAAGAAGTCAGAATGTATGAGATCTCGGGAGAACTGTAGAAAAGGTAAAAGTTCCGGGTTTTTGTTTTTCCTTTAGACTTTTAACTTTAGACTTTCGACTGTGCCCCTGGCCCCCGGCCACTCGCCTCTCGCCCTTAATCATGCACCCCGAAATGGCTGTACTCGTCGTGGTATTCCCTCTCGAACTTTTTCCAGTAATCGGCAACCGAACGCTTCATGTCTTTGTGAAGCATGAGGATGCCGAAAAGGTTGGGGACGGTCATCAACACCACGGCCACGGCCGCCAGCGACCACACGACGGTGGTATCGATGAGGGCGGCGGCAAAGAAAGCCATGATGTAGGCAACGCGGTAGGGGATCAGGAAGCGGGTGCCCACCAGGAAAGTGACCGCGCGGTCGCCGTAGTAGGACCAGGAAATCACGGTTGAAAAAGCGAACAGCAGCAACCCGATGGAAACGATAAACTGGCCGTAGTAACCGAACAAGCCGTTGGTGAAGGCTTCGGCGGTCAGTACGGCGCTGTGAACCAGGGATTTTCCCGACAAGCTGACATCAGGACCCCGGATAACACCTCTTTCTATGAACAGTGGTCCGGAAAAAGGATTGCCCCACTGTTGTACGCGTACGTCTTCGGCAATTGAGCGCGCGTGGATCACGGTCACGGCGGCATCGGCAGCGATTCTTCCCTCCCGAACCTCCAACTCGCCGGAATAGGGGCGGATGTCGTCCGGTTGCAGGCCGCGGATATGAGCGCTCATGCGCGTCACATGCTCGGGGTTGTCTTGAAGGAAACGACCGGCCACGATTTCCATATCCGCACGCTGAAACACGTTGTCCACCTTGTGGGTCCAGGCTCCGGACGCCAGGATGGTCAGCCCGGTCAGGGTGCAGATCACCAGGGTGTCGATAAAGGGTTCCAGGATCGCGACCATACCCTCGGATACGGGCTCATCCGCGCGCGCCGCCGAATGGGCGATGGCGGCCGAGCCCTGTCCCGCTTCATTGGAGTAAATGCCGCGATTGACGCCGCGGTTGAACGCGTAGGCCATGGTGGCGCCCATGAATCCGCCCATCGCGGCGCTGCCCTG containing:
- a CDS encoding site-2 protease family protein, giving the protein MHRVLLIVIQFAVVLFAISIHEAAHAWMADRCGDATARFMGRVSLNPVVHIDPVGTILFPLILALMGAPVFGWAKPVIVNPRNFRDPRRCHMLVAASGPGSNILAALATAGVFQVLQQFGLVSLYQGGTNIQPLSMLLIYLVLINLYLAVFNLIPIPPLDGSAILKGVLKGEARNAYLSMEKYGFIILLALIFFGGLEIIARPIFRLVIWLLS
- a CDS encoding sodium:alanine symporter family protein → MDTVNNFLVMLDTFLGGSNWFPLLLLGTGIFFTLYLKFPQIRYFRHAGRIVTGKYEKDTFQGDTSHFQSLATALSGTVGTGNIGGVGLAIYIGGPAALFWMWATAFFGMCTKFVECTLSHKYREVDDRGYIAGGPMYYMKNKLNMRWLAVLFALGTIICSFGTGNMPQINNIATSIESTFQLPAWITGAVLSVLLALIIIGGIKRIAKVTEKIVPFMAAVYIIGALSVIVVHWQNVLPSFALVFKGVFQGSAAMGGFMGATMAYAFNRGVNRGIYSNEAGQGSAAIAHSAARADEPVSEGMVAILEPFIDTLVICTLTGLTILASGAWTHKVDNVFQRADMEIVAGRFLQDNPEHVTRMSAHIRGLQPDDIRPYSGELEVREGRIAADAAVTVIHARSIAEDVRVQQWGNPFSGPLFIERGVIRGPDVSLSGKSLVHSAVLTAEAFTNGLFGYYGQFIVSIGLLLFAFSTVISWSYYGDRAVTFLVGTRFLIPYRVAYIMAFFAAALIDTTVVWSLAAVAVVLMTVPNLFGILMLHKDMKRSVADYWKKFEREYHDEYSHFGVHD
- the scpB gene encoding SMC-Scp complex subunit ScpB; translation: MNPEIMDTDCAFNSVEDRLAFLEAVLFVSREPISPDRLADYFACRDAAEFAALIEAFEARLARAHRGLQLHRSGGGLQLVTRKDWHEKLKAFFAVRAHSRLTIASLETMSIVAYRQPVTLAEICEMRGVNSIGPVKNLLQKKMIRISGRKKVPGRPALYSTTREFLKYFGLNDLSELPSLEELTEMFEEKEQPSLFSV
- the trpS gene encoding tryptophan--tRNA ligase, whose amino-acid sequence is MCNETKPVKKRIVMSGMRPTGPLHLGHWEGALRSWLKLQAECECYFSIADWHALTTEYADPAAISGNVKEVLLDWLAVGIDPERSAVFRQSAIKEIPELFLLFGMIAPLGRLERVPTFKEQKAQLSDRDLNTFGFLGYPLLQTIDIIVVGGNTVPVGADQVFHIELAREMVRRFNQFYGDVFEEPMELLTPQSRLPGLDGRKMSKSYGNVINLSDSAETVKKKILPMKTDIRRQRRTDPGVPRDCPVFAFHQSFSSDAEIAQVDEGCRSAAIGCIDCKRILIANLNRFLDPVRERRARFEKVNLDDLLAPGNMRARERAARTLDVVRKQVKI